In Cryptomeria japonica chromosome 10, Sugi_1.0, whole genome shotgun sequence, a genomic segment contains:
- the LOC131029306 gene encoding binding partner of ACD11 1 — MENYAIQVVSLSPNATERDVRDFFSYSGTVETVELERVGEDSQVAFVTFQEPYAVETALLLTGATIIDQKVCIVRWGDCEDSFDDWRTHSWRLQHDDEAEVTRSRGFVQNPREAVTVAQDVVSAMLSKGYILGKDALSKAKAFDESHQVTASAAAKVISLGEKIGINDKLSAAAQCIKSVEERYHVSEKTKAMLSAAEQTSSSAGSAVVNSRYFSSGALWLSGVLSKAAQAAADLGTRGHGN; from the exons ATGGAGAATTACGCTATTCAAGTGGTGAGTTTGTCTCCAAATGCAACCGAAAGGGATGTGAGGGATTTCTTCTCCTACTCTGGAACGGTTGAGACTGTTGAATTAGAGAG AGTTGGCGAGGATTCCCAAGTTGCTTTTGTGACTTTCCAGGAGCCATATGCTGTAGAAACTGCTCTTCTGCTGACT GGAGCAACTATAATAGATCAAAAAGTATGCATAGTGCGATGGGGGGATTGTGAGGATTCTTTTGATGATTGGAGGACACACtcatggagacttcaacatgatgATGAGGCAGAG GTTACACGATCTAGAGGTTTTGTTCAAAATCCTCGTGAGGCAGTAACCGTGGCCCAAGATGTTGTTTCTGCAATGCTTTCCAAAGGGTATATTCTGGGAAAAGATGCATTGAGCAAGGCCAAAGCCTTTGATGAAAGTCATCAGGTCACAGCTAGTGCTGCAGCTAAGGTGATATCTTTGGGCGAGAAAATAGGTATCAATGACAAACTTAGTGCTGCTGCACAATGTATCAAATCTGTGGAAGAGAGATATCACGTTTCAGAGAAGACTAAAGCAATGCTGTCGGCTGCAGAGCAAACATCTAGCAGTGCAGGGTCGGCCGTTGTAAATAGCAGGTACTTTTCTTCTGGAGCCTTGTGGTTGTCTGGAGTACTTAGCAAAGCAGCCCAAGCAGCAGCTGATCTGGGTACTAGGGGACATGGGAACTAG